One Paralysiella testudinis genomic window, TTGGAGCTGAGCAACACCGCCATATCCAGTTCACCCGACAGCAAACCGGCCTCCACCGCCACGCGGGGCAATTCGTTGAGCCGGATTTCCAAATTCGGATACAGCCGCTGTAGGCGCTGCAGATGAAACGGCAAAAAATAGCCCATCACCGTATAAGTGGCCGCCACCCGCAACAGGCCGTGGATATCATTGTCGTGGTGGCGGATATTTTGGCAGGCGGCCACGCTGTTAAGCATGTCGTAGCAATGGTTGAGAAAGTACTGCCCCGCTTCGGTGAGCAACATGCCGGTGGGCTGGCGCACAAACAGCTGCGTTTGCAAACGGCTTTCCAATTCTTTAATCGCCGCCGTTACCGCTGACTGCGTAATGTTTAGCGCCTGCGCCGCTAGCGAAATCTGCCCCGTTTCCGCCGTGCATACAAAATAGCGCACTTGCCGGGTGGAAAAATCAATATTTGCCATCTGCATCCCTGTGCTGTTTATGGGTTGTTGAGGCTTCCTGAAAACAATCGGCACTCACGGAAAAATAAATTTATTTCACGTTAAACAAATATAACTATCTACAAAATAAATTGATTCAAGCATCAATCAAAAAAATTTTGTTATTTTGTTTATTTTCATCAATTCATTCCACTGCGGGAAGTGTATCAATTTTTTTGATACTCATACATCAAAAAATAAAAGTTTTTTAGCTTGGAGTTTTGCTCTAGTCTGTGTGCAATACCGCAAACACAGGTGGCATCATGCGCAAAACACACATTGATTTAAATTCCGACATGGGTGAAGGCTTCGGCATCTGGCGTGCCGGTGATGGGGTCGACAACGACATCATGCCGCTGATTTCCTCGGCCAATATCGCCA contains:
- a CDS encoding LysR family transcriptional regulator, with translation MANIDFSTRQVRYFVCTAETGQISLAAQALNITQSAVTAAIKELESRLQTQLFVRQPTGMLLTEAGQYFLNHCYDMLNSVAACQNIRHHDNDIHGLLRVAATYTVMGYFLPFHLQRLQRLYPNLEIRLNELPRVAVEAGLLSGELDMAVLLSSNVHNPQLNVHSFMDSQRRLWVGQGHALLRRNSVDFADLVDEPYIMLTVDEAAQTAQAYWRQLGLQPRVMLNTSSVEAVRSMVANGAGVSILSDTVYRPWSLEGRRINRIRLQSPVPPMSLGVAWRAGIELSPAQNVFCDYFMHRLG